A genomic region of Pyrus communis chromosome 14, drPyrComm1.1, whole genome shotgun sequence contains the following coding sequences:
- the LOC137714655 gene encoding aspartic proteinase CDR1-like: MTAVDHVVYKLSNISLLLLLSLLWGGTIVVAKPNNGFSTQLIHIFSPQSPLYPGNISYTEENQLLLQQTNARKRYIDATIAAALFSNNMSQTTKNPLDELPRLKLEFYPYGMYIVQLGLGTFDAKFPASTFKTYYLYTDTGSQLIWTLCEDCLKQKPQPKCFQTRDPPFPNSQSKTYMPLPCGGHRLCKPGKCKGGICSMDSTYQDGSGVRTTLGSEAFSLLTTSGRAQAIGNIVLGCAYDATADIFGAGEDYKVSGMLGLGYDPISFPNQISHLIDGAFSFCLTRRRDVQTYLRFGSDIPQPLGGVRVTPLVLSDLVPYYHVNLKAISVDGHKLLINPTVFEIRKRGTEGGCIIDNGSSFTLLINPAYQALVMYLQMHFLRYPSFNKVLPPIYPKFELCYNWSPPPREANEALPTITFHFDGPNHPNIDVAPESGFILMHDRSSNRDALCLAFVPDDVRTIFGSWQLSDYRYIFDLKRSLLKFAPEDCAKNS; encoded by the exons ATGACTGCAGTTGATCATGTTGTTTACAAACTATCAAACATTAGTTTGCTCTTGCTGCTGTCACTACTGTGGGGTGGTACCATTGTTGTAGCCAAACCAAACAATGGTTTCAGCACCCAACTCATACACATCTTTTCACCACAATCGCCTCTTTACCCCGGGAACATTTCCTACACAGAAGAAAATCAACTACTCTTACAACAAACGAATGCGCGAAAGCGGTACATAGATGCTACCATTGCAGCAGCCCTCTTCAGCAATAATATGTCACAAACTACGAAGAACCCTCTTGATGAATTGCCTCGTCTTAAACTCGAATTTTACCCTTATGGCATGTACATTGTACAACTTGGGCTTGGCACTTTCGATGCTAAGTTCCCGGCCAGCACATTTAAAACATACTACTTGTACACAGACACCGGGAGCCAACTCATTTGGACTCTGTGTGAGGACTGCCTAAAGCAAAAGCCTCAACCGAAATGCTTTCAAACCAGGGATCCCCCCTTCCCTAACAGCCAGTCCAAAACCTATATgcctcttccttgtggtggtCACCGCCTTTGCAAGCCAGGCAAATGCAAAGGGGGTATCTGCTCCATGGACTCTACGTACCAGGACGGCAGCGGTGTCCGTACTACTCTCGGCA GTGAAGCTTTCAGTCTTTTGACAACCAGCGGGCGTGCACAGGCTATTGGTAACATAGTGTTGGGTTGTGCTTATGACGCGACGGCGGACATCTTTGGCGCGGGTGAGGACTATAAGGTATCCGGAATGTTGGGTTTGGGATATGATcctatttcctttccaaacCAAATATCCCATCTTATTGATGGAGCATTCTCATTCTGCCTAACACGCCGGAGAGATGTTCAAACATATCTCCGATTTGGTTCCGACATCCCACAACCACTTGGTGGCGTACGCGTCACGCCATTAGTTCTTTCTGATCTCGTACCCTATTACCATGTCAACTTGAAGGCAATAAGTGTGGATGGACACAAGCTTCTAATTAATCCGACTGTTTTTGAGATCCGGAAGCGGGGGACAGAAGGAGGATGTATTATAGACAATGGAAGTTCTTTTACTCTTCTCATCAACCCTGCTTACCAGGCATTGGTTATGTATCTGCAGATGCATTTTCTGAGATACCCTAGCTTTAACAAGGTTCTTCCCCCTATTTATCCCAAGTTTGAGCTTTGCTACAACTGGTCGCCGCCTCCGCGCGAGGCTAACGAGGCCCTCCCTACTATTACCTTTCACTTTGATGGTCCTAACCATCCGAACATTGACGTCGCACCCGAAAGCGGTTTCATATTGATGCACGACCGGTCGTCTAACAGAGATGCTTTATGCCTGGCGTTCGTTCCAGATGATGTTCGTACTATTTTCGGATCGTGGCAACTAAGCGATTACAGATACATATTTGACCTTAAAAGGAGCCTACTCAAGTTTGCTCCAGAGGATTGTGCTAAGAATTCTTGA
- the LOC137715252 gene encoding tubby-like F-box protein 3, protein MSFKSMIQDMKGELGSISRKSFDVKFGMRSRSQRVVQDTSFRVDALKQSCWANMPPELLRDVLMRIEASDDTWPPRKNVVCCAGVCRNWREIMKEIVKSPEVSGKLTFPISLKQPGPRNSLLQCYIKRSRSNQTYYLFLGLSQASTDDGKFLLAAKKCRRPTCTDYIISLNAEDVSKGNSAFVGKLRSNFLGTKFTIYDAQPTNSGAKVTKCRSTRLVNKVSPRVPAGNYPVAHIAYELNVMGARGPRRMHCVMDSIPARAVEPGGVAPTQTEFLHSNLDSFPSVPFFRSTSTRTENFPSPLESGENEGMLALRNKAPRWHEQLQCWCLNFNGRVTVASVKNFQLVSSPENGVAGQEHENVILQFGKVGKDVFTMDYQYPISAFQAFAICLSSFDTKIACE, encoded by the exons ATGTCTTTTAAGAGTATGATTCAAGATATGAAAGGTGAGTTGGGGAGCATTTCTAGGAAAAGCTTTGATGTTAAATTTGGAATGAGATCGAGGTCTCAGCGGGTCGTTCAGGATACCTCATTTCGTGTTGATGCATTGAAGCAGAGTTGTTGGGCGAACATGCCTCCGGAGCTTTTGAGAGATGTGTTGATGAGAATAGAGGCGTCTGATGATACATGGCCTCCAAGGAAAAATGTGGTGTGTTGTGCTGGTGTTTGCAGGAATTGGAGAGAAATCATGAAGGAGATTGTGAAATCCCCAGAAGTTTCGGGCAAGCTGACATTCCCGATCTCTTTGAAGCAG CCTGGTCCAAGGAACTCCCTCCTGCAGTGTTATATAAAGCGGAGTCGTAGCAACCAGACATATTATCTTTTTCTGGGTTTAAGTCAAG CCTCAACTGATGATGGGAAGTTCCTTCTTGCGGCAAAAAAGTGTAGACGCCCAACCTGCACAGACTACATCATCTCTTTGAATGCCGAGGATGTGTCGAAAGGGAACAGTGCCTTTGTTGGAAAACTCAG ATCAAATTTTCTGGGCACTAAATTCACAATCTATGATGCGCAACCTACTAATAGTGGAGCCAAAGTCACTAAATGTCGTTCAACCAGGCTTGTGAATAAAGTCTCTCCCAGAGTTCCTGCTGGCAACTATCCTGTGGCCCACATTGCTTATGAGTTGAACGTCATGGGTGCCAG AGGTCCGAGGAGAATGCATTGTGTAATGGATTCCATCCCTGCCCGTGCTGTTGAGCCAGGAGGCGTGGCACCCACACAGACTGAATTTCTGCATAGCAACCTGGATAGTTTTCCATCCGTCCCTTTTTTCAGATCAACATCAACCCGGACAGAGAATTTCCCATCTCCACTAGAGTCTGGTGAGAATGAAGGCATGCTGGCATTGAGAAACAAGGCGCCTAGGTGGCACGAACAGCTCCAGTGCTGGTGTCTCAACTTCAACGGACGAGTAACAGTTGCCTCAGTAAAAAATTTTCAGCTGGTTTCTTCTCCGGAGAATGGAGTTGCGGGCCAGGAGCATGAAAATGTGATTCTTCAGTTTGGTAAAGTGGGTAAGGATGTATTCACCATGGATTATCAGTATCCAATCTCAGCCTTTCAGGCATTTGCCATTTGCCTTAGCAGCTTTGACACCAAGATTGCTTGCGAATGA
- the LOC137715921 gene encoding sodium/hydrogen exchanger 1-like yields MEVSTLVRLGVRSATSEASVDSITLFVVLLCLCIVIGHLLEKARWMTESVTALLIGLCTGIVILLTTKGKSSHILVFNEDLFFIYLLPPIIFNAGFQVKKKRFFQNFMTITSLGAVGSLVSFVIIWLGSMHLFEKLDVGFLEMGDYLALGAIFSATDSVCTLQVLNQDETPLLYSLVFGEGVVNDATSVVLFNAIQKFDLSHINSTIALKFSGNFLFLLLTSMVLGAAVGLLSAYIIKKLYLGRHSTDREVALMILMAYLSYMAAELFNLSGILTVFFCGLVMSHYTWHNVTESSRVTTKHAFAAFSFVSEIFIFLYVGMDALDIEKWKFVKESPGTSIGVSSILLGLVLVGRAAFVFPLCFLSNLTRRSQIDKIGFKQQVTVWWAGLMRGAVSVALAYNWFAMSTHTEQRGIAIMITSTITVVLFTNVVCGLLTKPLVRFLLPQQKHLDSVMVSSESEMSLAMPLLANEEDPKSNMSSDNIPRPSSLRMLLTTPTRSVHYYWRMFDDGYMRPVFGGRGFVPYAASSPTENMHQPLLSEQKIVEL; encoded by the exons ATGGAGGTCTCTACCTTGGTGAGATTGGGGGTGAGATCGGCCACCAGTGAAGCTTCCGTAGATTCGATCACTTTGTTCGTGGTGCTCCTATGTTTATGCATTGTGATTGGTCATCTTCTGGAGAAGGCTCGATGGATGACCGAATCAGTAACAGCGCTTCTCATT GGTCTTTGTACTGGAATTGTTATTCTACTAACTACCAAAGGGAAAAGCTCACACATCTTAGTATTTAATGAAGATCTCTTCTTTATATATCTTCTGCCACCTATTATATTTAACGCGGG ATTTCAGGTGAAAAAGAAGCGGTTTTTCCAGAACTTCATGACAATCACGTCATTGGGTGCTGTCGGCAGTTTAGTATCATTCGTAATAATATGGCTAG GTTCAATGCATTTGTTTGAAAAATTGGACGTTGGTTTCCTTGAGATGGGGGATTATCTAG CACTCGGAGCAATCTTCTCGGCTACAGATTCAGTTTGCACCCTGCAAGTGCTTAATCAAGATGAGACACCTTTACTCTACAGTCTAGTTTTTGGAGAAGGTGTTGTAAATGATGCCACATCTGTGGTACTTTTCAACGCAATTCAGAAATTTGATCTCTCTCACATCAACTCAACCATTGCCTTGAAGTTTAGCGGCAATTTCTTATTTCTGTTGTTGACAAGCATGGTGCTTGGTGCAGcg GTTGGATTGCTTAGCGCATATATCATAAAGAAGTTGTACCTCGGCAG GCACTCGACTGATCGTGAAGTTGCACTTATGATTCTAATGGCTTATTTGTCATATATGGCGGCAGAA CTATTCAATCTAAGTGGTATTCTTACCGTTTTCTTTTGCGGGCTTGTCATGTCACACTATACCTGGCATAATGTAACTGAAAGTTCAAGAGTTACAACCAA GCATGCTTTTGCAGCGTTCTCGTTTGTTTCGGAGATCTTCATCTTTCTATATGTTGGTATGGATGCCTTGGACATTGAGAAGTGGAAATTCGTAAAGGAGAG CCCTGGGACATCAATTGGAGTCAGTTCGATATTACTTGGCCTGGTTCTTGTTGGAAGAGCGGCTTTTGTATTTCCTCTATGTTTCTTATCAAATTTAACCAGGAGATCTCAGATCGACAAAATCGGGTTTAAGCAACAG GTGACAGTATGGTGGGCAGGACTCATGCGTGGTGCTGTATCCGTGGCTCTTGCTTATAATTGG TTTGCAATGTCAACGCATACTGAACAGCGTGGAATTGCAATCATGATCACTAGTACGATAACCGTAGTTCTCTTCACTAATGTG GTGTGCGGATTATTGACTAAGCCTCTCGTAAGGTTCTTGTTGCCGCAACAGAAACACTTAGATAGCGTGATGGTGTCCTCTGAGTCGGAGATGTCTCTGGCTATGCCACTCCTCGCTAATGAGGAAGATCCAAAGTCAAATATGTCTAGCGATAACATTCCCCGTCCATCCAGCCTGCGCATGCTCTTGACGACACCAACTCGTTCTGTCCATTACTATTGGAGAATGTTTGATGATGGTTACATGCGTCCTGTCTTTGGGGGTAGAGGATTCGTTCCTTATGCTGCCAGTTCACCGACTGAAAATATGCATCAACCGCTACTCAGTGAGCAGAAAATTGTAGAGTTGTAA